The Thermovibrio guaymasensis genomic interval GGTGGCTTACTGGAATTGAAATTCACCCTGGGGCTAAGATAGGAAGGCGTTTTTTCATTGACCATGGAATGGGTGTCGTTATCGGTGAGACTACTGAAATAGGAAATGACGTTACCCTTTACCATCAGGTTACTCTAGGGGGAACGAGTACTAAAAAGGGGAAAAGGCACCCGACGATAGGGAACAACGTTGTAATAGGGGCAGGTGCTAAAGTTTTAGGGCCCGTTAAAATTGGGGATAACTGTAAAATAGGAGCAAACTCCGTTGTTATAAAGGATGTTCCACCTAACTCAACTGTAGTTGGGATTCCAGGTAAAGTTGTTAGGAGGGAAGGAATAAAGCCAACTAAGGTGGACCTTGAGCACGGGAAGCTTCCAGACCCCATTATGGAATCTCTTAAACAGATGCTTGACATAATACATGACCTTGAACTTGAGGTTAAGACCCTAAAGAAAGAAATTAGGGAAAAGGAAGAGCGATGAGGTTTTGTCTATCTTTAATAACAGCCTTTCTGTTTATTCTCCTTTCCTACTCCTTTGCCCAAATTCCTAAACCCGGTTCTAGAGTTTATACCGTTCAGGTTGCCTCTTTGAAGAGTAAGGTTGAGGCTGAGTCTATTTTAAAAAAGGTCTCTTCTTTTCCAGGAGCACGGATTTCCTACAGGAATGGAAGGTATAAAGTAAGGGTAGGTTTTTTCAAGACTTATAAGGAGGCCCAGGAGTTTGTTAAAGAGTCTGGGCTGACCAAGGTCGTTTCCGACTATTACATCACGCGGATAAGTTTTAAC includes:
- the cysE gene encoding serine O-acetyltransferase yields the protein MFKRLKEDIETVFERDPAARSILEVLLCYPGLHAVWFHRIAHWFWTHNLKLIARVISHFSRWLTGIEIHPGAKIGRRFFIDHGMGVVIGETTEIGNDVTLYHQVTLGGTSTKKGKRHPTIGNNVVIGAGAKVLGPVKIGDNCKIGANSVVIKDVPPNSTVVGIPGKVVRREGIKPTKVDLEHGKLPDPIMESLKQMLDIIHDLELEVKTLKKEIREKEER